DNA from Algisphaera agarilytica:
GATGCCTACCGCGGCCAGGGCGACCGCGAAGACTACTTCATCCCCGGCCACTTCAACTTGCCCCTCAGCACCGAGGGCAAGTTGGCCAAGGCGTCGATCACCGTTGCCCTCGGCAGCAAGGCCCTCGAACCCAAAGCCAAGCCCGGCCGGGCGACACGGATTAAGAAAGCCCTCGAGTATCTCCCTGAGCTGGCCGACCAACCCGTCGCCGCGACCGCCCTCGCGATCGCCGCCGACGACTTCGTGGTCCAACGCACCCTCGGCAGCAAGAAGCTCACCACCATCATGGCCGGCTACCCCTGGTTCGCCGACTGGGGCCGGGACACCTTCATCGCCCTGCCCGGCCTCCTGCTCTCCACCGGACGACTCACCGCCGCCCGCGATACCCTCCGTGCTTTCGCAAGCTCGCTCCAAGACGGCCTCGTCCCTAACCGCTTCGACGACTACACCAACGAGCCGCACTACAACACCGTCGACGCCTCGCTGTGGTACGTCGTCGCGGGCCTCGCCTACATCGAAGCGTCCGAGACCTCGCCCAAGTGGCTGGTCAAAGCGATGACCGACATCGTCGATGCGTACGCCGCCGGCACGAACGCCCAGGGCCACGACGGCCGACCCATCCCCATCCCCATCGCCATGGATGCCGACGGCCTCATCGCCGCCGGCGACGACCACTCCCAGCTCACCTGGATGGACGCGGCCTGCGGCGGCACCGTCTTCACCCCCCGCCCCGGCAAGTGCGTCGAGATCAACGCCCTGTGGTACCACGCCCTCGTCGGCCTGGCCGAACTCCTGCAACAAGGCACCGCCAAAGAGATCGACGCCGGCGACGCCTACGCCAAGCTCGCCAAACAAGTCAAACGTTCGTTCGTCAGCACCTTCTGGTCCGACGACCTAGGCCGACTGATCGACCACGTTCGCCCGGATGGCACGCCCGACCTGTCACTCCGGCCCAACATGGTCTTCGCCTGCAGCCTGCCCAACTCCCCGCTGCCCGCCGCGAAACGCAAAGCCGTGCTCGCCGCGATCAAGGACCAGCTGCTCACCTCTGCGGGCCTCCGCACCCTCCCGGCCGACGACCCGAACTACCACCCCCACTACGCCGGCCCGCAGTACGACCGCGACAAGAGCTACCACCAAGGCACCGTTTGGCCCTGGCCGATGGGCGCCTACGCCGAGGGCGTCCTGCGTGCGGGCAAGTTCTCCAAGAAAGCCAAAGCCGAGGCGACCGCCGTCCTGCAACCACTCATCGATCGCTTGCTCGACCAAGGCCTCGGCCAACTCCACGAAATCTTCGACGCCGACGCCGGATTCACCGGAATCCACGAACCCCGCGGCTGCCCCGCCCAAGCCTGGTCCGTCGCCGAGGTCGTGCGGGTGTTGGAGTTGATCGAGACGACCTAACCCTCAGGGTTATTGCGGGAGATAACGGATGGCTTTAAGGAGTTGTGAAGACCTATGCGCCGCGAGACGGGGCTACCGGGCCCACCTCTGAATAGCTTCAATCGTATCGAACGGCGATGAGTTGAAAGCGATCTTGCTGGCCGGGCAAACATGACTGATAACGTTGATCATTCGCTCGAACAGCAGCAACAGGTCCGGGTCTGTACGGACCCCCGCACCTATCAAAACGATATCGGGTGAATAATCAAGAAGGTCTTGCTTGAGTTGCTGCGGTGCTGTTTCGCTCGTATCCGTTAAACACCAGCGGGCGTCGAACCCCGCGCTTGCGGCCTCAGAAGCAACCTGCTCAAAGGCCGCCTCTAGTTTTTCAACGGAGAGGTCCGGCCATTTGTCGTAATCGACCGCCGAAGAAGCCAAGCCAACGAGAAGTACTCTGGGGCGATTCATGCCGCAGAGTGTAACTCACTTGTATTGACCATTTGTTACGCATCATCAATGGAAGCGCAAGCCAGTACGCCGGGGTGTTCTTACTTCTTCGAACATCACTCCACTGCGCGGAACAGGCCTGCGACTTGTTTGCGCTTCCCGATCTACGGCGTAAAGTCGGGATCAAGTTTCTATTGCCACCGCCCCGCCATGCTGGTAATTTTTAATTGCGTGCAGAACGCATCCCGCCCGCGGAAAGGGCTTTAAGCCCACCTGCCTCTTGTCTACATCTTTGTCCTCCTTTTGGGTCGTGAGTCGCGGGCACCCGACCATTGCTGAAGGAGGTCACTCGTGACCACATCGTCTGTATCGTTGCCGGACCGTCCGAACCTGCGTTTCCTGAAGGACCGGGCCAAAGCCATGGTCAAAGAGGGGCGGGCGTCCTCCCTCGCCCAGGCCCAGCACACGCTGGCGCGAACGTATGGCTTTGCCAACTGGGCCATGCTCAAAGCCCACATCGAACCCCTCCAGGCCGAGCAGCGGTTGGCCGCGACGCACCGCCTGATCCAAGCCGCCGCAAACGGAGACCTCAAGAACCTCGACGCCGCACTGCGGGCCGGGGCGAACGCCAAGCACGTGTACGACGGCGGGGAAAGCTACGACACGTTCCGTCCGCCGATGAAGGCCGCGATCGAATCGGGTCAGCTCGAAGCGGTCCGCCGATTGTTGGACCACGGCGCCCTCGACCGGGCGTGGCATTGGGACGGCCTGCAGGGCGCAAGGCAACGCGGCCACGACGACATCGTCGCCTTGCTCAGCGAGCGCCGTCGGGTCGAGGTCGATCTCGGCGCCGCGATCCGCCGGGGTGACCTGGAGGCGATCGAAGCGTTGCTGGACGCCGACCCCACGCTCGCCCGCGCCAACGAGGCCAGCCATTCCGCGCAGCAAGCCCCGGTCTACCTCGCGGCGCAGCAGGGCGACGTGCGTGTGGTGCGTCGCCTGATCCAGGCCGGGGCCGACCCGGCCGCCGCGTGGCACGCCAGTTCGTTCAACGCGATGACCGTCGCCCGCTACCAGGGCAACCGTGCGTTGGTTGAGCTGCTCGAATCGCACCACGTCACCAGCCCGGACGTGACCGACTACCTCTACGCCGCTTCGCAGGGCGACCTGGACCGGGTGCGCAAGTTCCTGGACGCCGGGCTGGACGTCAACGCCAAGTGCGCTTGCGCCCACCACGTGATCGTCCACGCGTTCCGCTCCGGCAACGCATCCCTACTCCAACTCGTGCTCGACCGCGGGGCGGACATCCGCTTATCCAACGGTTGGGAAGGCTACATCTGGTTTACCGATTTGATCGAAGCCGGCAACGTCGAGGCGGTCCGCCAGATCCTCGACCTGGGCTACAACGTGAACCACCGCGACGACCACGGCAACACGCCGTTATCGATCGCCCGCCAAGCGGGCCAGCAGGCCGTGGAAGACTTGTTGCTGGCGTATGCAGGCAAGGCCAACGGCTAGCCCGCTCGACCGTTGCTGATTCTGAAAATTACTCTGACCGGCCCATGGTGAACGCCGTGGGCCGGCTGTTGTATGGACGTGTGAATGTTATCTGTGCTCATTCTTTGGAATGCCGCCCCACCACACGGTAGTAACTTGCCCCTCAGGTAAAAGGGCAAGTTACTGTGACGGGTCTCGTGATCGTCGCAGCCCGACCTCGATCTGAGCTATAGTTGTTACACACCCTTTCCGGATGACATTGATGCTTAGACTTCCGCGTATTGGATTAACCACGATCGGTTGGCATGCCCTCTTGATGGTTGGGCTGCTGCTCTTAAACGTCGACACTGTGGCGGACGAAACGGTTGACGCTTGGCTGGTTCATGCCCCCCAAGCTCAGGCCGACGCGGATTCGAGTTGGTCTGGTTTTGGGCTTGGGTCTTGGTCGACGTTGGCGTTTTACAATGAGCCCGATGATCTGAAGAAGGGGCGTTCGCCGGATTTCAATATTAAGCAGAAGCTCGTGCGGTTCGTTTACGACAACGACAGTGCAAACTTCCCCAGCGCTGTTCTGGTCGACATGTCTACGCCCGAGCAAAACGAATTTGCCGTGGCTTCTGCATCCCCGGAGCAG
Protein-coding regions in this window:
- a CDS encoding amylo-alpha-1,6-glucosidase, whose protein sequence is MDKTTTTHTLALDGESVNTDTLLQREWLLTNGTGAFSMGTALGCNTRRYHGLLIAAASPPVGRVLALNQVFDQLILKAPGSDDAEQHVELGSCLFRGDDEQLVHAPQGHQSIAEFKRGLTVQWTYQWGKVTVERELVLHDKAQAITIHYRVAGLKNLGGDATLRVAPMLTLRDFHSLLSRGNAGEFALKSPKHGKKLSVTQGETEITFNSPDGKFTEQPDWWHGITYPRDAYRGQGDREDYFIPGHFNLPLSTEGKLAKASITVALGSKALEPKAKPGRATRIKKALEYLPELADQPVAATALAIAADDFVVQRTLGSKKLTTIMAGYPWFADWGRDTFIALPGLLLSTGRLTAARDTLRAFASSLQDGLVPNRFDDYTNEPHYNTVDASLWYVVAGLAYIEASETSPKWLVKAMTDIVDAYAAGTNAQGHDGRPIPIPIAMDADGLIAAGDDHSQLTWMDAACGGTVFTPRPGKCVEINALWYHALVGLAELLQQGTAKEIDAGDAYAKLAKQVKRSFVSTFWSDDLGRLIDHVRPDGTPDLSLRPNMVFACSLPNSPLPAAKRKAVLAAIKDQLLTSAGLRTLPADDPNYHPHYAGPQYDRDKSYHQGTVWPWPMGAYAEGVLRAGKFSKKAKAEATAVLQPLIDRLLDQGLGQLHEIFDADAGFTGIHEPRGCPAQAWSVAEVVRVLELIETT
- a CDS encoding ankyrin repeat domain-containing protein, with amino-acid sequence MTTSSVSLPDRPNLRFLKDRAKAMVKEGRASSLAQAQHTLARTYGFANWAMLKAHIEPLQAEQRLAATHRLIQAAANGDLKNLDAALRAGANAKHVYDGGESYDTFRPPMKAAIESGQLEAVRRLLDHGALDRAWHWDGLQGARQRGHDDIVALLSERRRVEVDLGAAIRRGDLEAIEALLDADPTLARANEASHSAQQAPVYLAAQQGDVRVVRRLIQAGADPAAAWHASSFNAMTVARYQGNRALVELLESHHVTSPDVTDYLYAASQGDLDRVRKFLDAGLDVNAKCACAHHVIVHAFRSGNASLLQLVLDRGADIRLSNGWEGYIWFTDLIEAGNVEAVRQILDLGYNVNHRDDHGNTPLSIARQAGQQAVEDLLLAYAGKANG